The Williamwhitmania taraxaci genome contains a region encoding:
- a CDS encoding SusC/RagA family TonB-linked outer membrane protein, protein MKKTLLSVFLILLGGVLYAQDISVKGTVTSASDGTPIPGVTISIKDVPGKGTATDLDGHYSISVGSDQSLVFSFIGMQPQTIAVTGQTVIDVVLASSTQNIEELVVIGYGVQKKSLLTSSIAKISSSEIEKSNPLRVEQALQGKTAGVQVISNSGQPGEGFTVRIRGIGTTGDSNPLYIVDGMPVGGIDFLNPNDVESIEVLKDASATAIYGARGANGVVLMTTKQGKKGKIAVNYDFSYSIQNAWKKVSLLNAPEYAMIMNESYANDNSPIPFSDVPSLLSTVGNGTDWQDEIFYKNAPALSHQFSVSGGNDASTFLSSFAYTTQDGIVAKGKSNYERFSYRINSAHHTGIFSFGNNLVFINKKTRGIDPNAEFSSPLSKAVNMDPLTPVRNADGSWGASSYATQEVVNPVAYLSVLNSEYRENKVVGDVWAQLEPLQGLKVKSAFGIDLANGFTRTFIPVYDLGGNVKATVSQASAGNDRWFTWQNETTISYSKVIAKHSFSAIAGMTANSYRNDNVGGSKTNLLFNDFGHGYINNGTDEESYKSYGGASEHALLSYFARGNYVFNDKYIIEGVFRADGSSNFGSNNRFGFFPALSAGWVLTKESFMESIPSVSFLKLRFGWGQNGNESIGGFKYTSVIGAGSKYTFGTGEVITVGANPVGVSNPDLRWETSEQTNIGIDSRFLNDKVSLGVNLYQKDTKDLLVVAPIPAFVGNGAPTVNGGSVRNRGVELELGYKTMVRDISFDVNLSGGYNKNEVMSIDNSEGKIYGAGVAVGMYNVCMAEVGQPIAYFWGYKTNGIFQNQSQILAHTSTDGTVLQPNAKPGDLIWVDRNDDGKIDDKDRTNIGNPYPTFTAGFSFNAQFKGFDFNMFWYGAFGQDIYSGTRRYDLPMSNWESSVLDRWTGEGTSNSQPRVTIADPNQNYFRVSDFYVHDGSFLRLKNLTLGYTIPETISQRIKISKLRLYVSSTNLLTITKYKGSDPEIGAKGSLDVGIDRNIYPQAHTFIFGLNLSF, encoded by the coding sequence ATGAAAAAAACGCTTCTTTCAGTATTCTTAATTCTGTTAGGAGGGGTTCTTTACGCGCAGGATATTAGCGTCAAAGGAACCGTGACTTCAGCCTCAGACGGAACGCCCATACCGGGAGTTACCATTTCAATTAAAGATGTGCCGGGAAAAGGAACCGCCACCGATTTGGATGGACATTACTCCATCAGCGTGGGTTCAGACCAATCGTTGGTCTTCTCTTTTATTGGTATGCAACCACAAACAATAGCAGTTACCGGACAAACGGTCATTGATGTAGTTTTGGCCAGTTCGACTCAGAACATAGAAGAACTTGTCGTAATTGGTTATGGTGTTCAAAAGAAGAGTCTTTTAACCTCTTCTATTGCTAAAATATCGAGCAGTGAGATTGAGAAATCTAATCCATTGCGCGTGGAGCAGGCCTTACAGGGCAAAACTGCCGGTGTTCAAGTTATCTCTAACTCGGGCCAACCCGGTGAAGGGTTTACTGTCCGTATCCGCGGTATTGGCACTACAGGGGACTCCAATCCTTTATACATTGTAGATGGAATGCCCGTTGGAGGAATTGATTTTCTAAATCCCAACGATGTTGAGTCGATAGAGGTATTAAAGGATGCATCGGCAACAGCTATTTATGGTGCTCGAGGTGCCAATGGCGTTGTACTTATGACAACCAAACAGGGAAAAAAGGGAAAGATTGCAGTAAACTATGATTTCTCTTACAGCATTCAGAATGCGTGGAAAAAAGTTTCCCTGCTTAATGCTCCGGAATATGCTATGATTATGAATGAGAGCTATGCCAACGACAATAGCCCTATTCCTTTTTCCGATGTGCCTTCATTGCTTTCGACTGTAGGTAACGGTACCGACTGGCAGGATGAGATTTTTTACAAAAATGCTCCTGCCTTGAGTCATCAATTCTCGGTAAGCGGAGGGAATGATGCATCTACATTTTTATCTTCCTTTGCCTACACTACTCAGGATGGTATTGTTGCCAAAGGTAAATCGAACTATGAGCGGTTTTCTTATCGCATTAATTCTGCACATCATACGGGAATTTTCAGTTTTGGGAATAACTTAGTCTTTATAAATAAGAAAACCCGCGGTATCGATCCTAACGCAGAATTCAGCAGTCCACTATCCAAGGCTGTGAATATGGATCCATTAACTCCAGTAAGGAATGCTGACGGGAGTTGGGGTGCATCTAGCTACGCCACGCAAGAGGTTGTTAATCCAGTTGCTTACCTGAGTGTTTTAAATTCAGAGTATAGGGAGAATAAAGTTGTGGGCGATGTATGGGCTCAACTAGAACCTTTGCAGGGCCTTAAGGTTAAGTCTGCCTTCGGTATTGATTTGGCCAATGGATTCACGCGTACTTTTATTCCTGTATATGATTTGGGAGGAAACGTAAAAGCAACTGTTTCGCAAGCCAGTGCGGGCAACGATCGTTGGTTTACCTGGCAAAATGAAACCACCATTTCATATTCTAAAGTAATTGCTAAGCACTCATTTTCGGCAATTGCTGGTATGACTGCCAATAGTTACCGCAATGATAATGTTGGTGGTAGCAAGACCAATTTGCTATTTAATGACTTTGGACACGGTTACATTAATAATGGCACCGATGAAGAGAGCTACAAATCGTATGGTGGCGCCAGCGAACACGCTTTGCTTTCGTATTTTGCTCGAGGCAACTATGTTTTTAACGATAAATATATAATTGAAGGTGTATTTCGTGCCGATGGTTCGTCCAATTTCGGATCGAATAACCGATTTGGATTTTTCCCTGCCCTCTCGGCCGGTTGGGTCCTCACCAAGGAATCATTTATGGAGAGTATTCCTTCCGTTTCTTTCCTAAAGTTACGCTTTGGTTGGGGTCAAAATGGAAATGAATCCATTGGAGGCTTTAAGTACACTTCCGTGATAGGGGCTGGTAGCAAGTATACCTTTGGAACAGGCGAGGTTATAACAGTAGGCGCAAATCCAGTTGGTGTTTCCAATCCCGATTTGAGATGGGAAACTTCGGAACAAACTAATATTGGTATTGATAGCCGATTCTTAAACGATAAGGTATCTCTGGGCGTGAACCTTTACCAAAAGGATACCAAAGACTTGTTGGTGGTTGCCCCAATACCTGCATTTGTTGGAAATGGAGCTCCAACCGTAAACGGTGGATCGGTTCGAAATCGAGGAGTTGAGCTGGAGCTTGGTTATAAAACCATGGTTCGCGATATCTCCTTCGATGTAAACCTTTCCGGAGGTTATAATAAGAACGAAGTGATGTCCATAGACAATAGCGAAGGGAAAATATACGGTGCCGGTGTGGCCGTGGGGATGTATAATGTATGTATGGCCGAAGTTGGTCAACCCATTGCTTACTTCTGGGGTTACAAAACCAATGGAATTTTCCAGAACCAGAGCCAAATATTGGCGCATACCTCTACTGATGGAACTGTTTTGCAGCCAAATGCAAAACCTGGCGATCTTATTTGGGTGGATAGAAATGACGACGGAAAGATTGATGACAAGGACCGCACTAATATTGGTAATCCTTATCCAACGTTTACTGCCGGGTTTAGCTTTAATGCTCAATTTAAAGGATTCGACTTCAACATGTTTTGGTATGGAGCCTTTGGCCAAGATATTTATAGTGGAACTCGCCGATACGATTTGCCAATGTCAAATTGGGAATCATCCGTTCTCGATAGGTGGACAGGCGAAGGTACTTCGAATTCGCAACCTCGTGTTACTATAGCCGATCCTAACCAAAACTACTTTAGGGTTTCCGACTTCTACGTTCACGATGGATCTTTCCTTCGGTTGAAGAATCTTACCCTTGGCTATACCATTCCCGAGACGATTAGTCAGCGCATTAAAATCTCGAAGTTGAGGCTCTATGTTTCTTCCACTAATCTCTTAACCATTACTAAATACAAGGGTTCTGATCCGGAAATTGGTGCAAAAGGTTCGTTGGATGTTGGTATCGACCGGAATATTTATCCACAGGCCCATACCTTCATTTTTGGTCTCAATCTCAGTTTTTAA
- a CDS encoding secondary thiamine-phosphate synthase enzyme YjbQ: MVTQATFELAPYQRGYHLITDKVMAQLPSLPEHGLLNLFIQHTSAALTINENADPSVRTDLKTFVDKLIPDNDPHFTHTIEGPDDMSAHIKSSLFGPSLTIPIIQHKLALGTWQGIFLCEFRNGGLKRKIVATIFH, from the coding sequence ATGGTAACTCAAGCAACCTTCGAATTGGCGCCCTACCAAAGAGGCTACCATCTCATCACCGACAAAGTGATGGCCCAGCTACCATCGCTACCAGAACATGGGTTGTTAAACCTTTTTATCCAGCATACATCGGCTGCGCTTACCATCAATGAAAATGCAGATCCATCGGTAAGAACCGACCTTAAAACCTTCGTGGACAAATTGATTCCCGACAACGATCCACACTTTACCCACACAATAGAAGGACCCGACGACATGTCGGCCCATATCAAGTCATCGCTCTTTGGACCAAGCCTCACAATACCTATTATACAACATAAACTGGCATTGGGCACTTGGCAGGGAATCTTCCTGTGTGAGTTTAGAAATGGGGGACTTAAGCGAAAAATCGTAGCTACAATATTCCACTAA
- a CDS encoding TonB-dependent receptor has protein sequence MKFVSIAIILTLSAVAQVFGQNYVEIRGTVTDTLGRPIPYASVSIEGSSQGSSANGEGSFMLRVPLNKEVVLVVQSLGYERVLIKGIYSESGSNRLKVSLTAQSTKLGEVSIYGQEKRAGNAEMLNPKTVELIPSAGGGFESMLKSIPGVVSNNELSSQYSVRGGSFDENLVYINEVEVYRPFLMRSGQQEGLSAINPDMVASVEFSTGGFDADMGDKMSSALSIRYRKPTEFRSVTSISLLGGTASLEGALAKGRLTYIAGYRYKTSKYLLGSLDTKGEYSPSFSDFQTYLNWDVTSKTSLSVLGCYASNRYEFLPENRETSFGLLNNPLGFKVYYEGQESNTYQNSLTAATITIRPNANLVLKTIGSSYLTNEREAYDILGEYWINELDNSIGSDTYSDSTVNVGVGAFLNHARNSLDAYVFSLEQKGTLALGAGTTQWGIRAQRERVFDNVKEWQMIDSSGYSLPYTGDNLELNSFSRAKNRFDSNRYSGYLLQKYRYRSDVGEFGFTAGVRATYSELNGELNISPRFSIAYSPFEGSPFSMHFSGGVYYQPPFVKELKDASGQMNYDLKSQKSIHWVVGSRYDFTAYDKPFRFTSELYYKQLSSIVPYKMDNIKITYAGLNLASGYTYGIDLKINGELLPGAESWLSLSLLKSEENTADDSYINAEGKTQSIGAYPRPTDQRINLSMFFQDYLANNPTNRVHLTLYYGSGLPFFSDEKDRYDNYFRMPAYRRVDIGFTKVFIDRPSRELTKGAMGYVKSLMVTAEVFNLLDINNTVSYLWVKTVGNQDGLPNMLAIPNYLTSRRFNLRLIAKF, from the coding sequence ATGAAATTTGTCTCCATTGCAATTATTCTCACCCTCTCTGCTGTAGCCCAGGTTTTTGGGCAAAATTACGTGGAAATCAGAGGGACCGTTACCGATACTTTGGGCAGACCAATTCCTTACGCGTCGGTAAGCATTGAAGGGAGTAGCCAGGGAAGTAGTGCGAATGGTGAAGGTTCTTTTATGCTAAGGGTGCCGCTTAATAAAGAGGTAGTTCTTGTTGTGCAGTCGTTGGGATATGAGCGGGTTCTAATAAAGGGTATCTATTCCGAATCGGGTTCGAATAGGCTTAAGGTCAGCCTCACCGCTCAATCGACTAAGTTGGGCGAAGTTTCGATATATGGACAGGAGAAGCGCGCTGGCAATGCCGAGATGCTAAATCCCAAAACCGTTGAGCTAATTCCCAGTGCAGGGGGTGGCTTTGAATCGATGCTCAAGAGTATTCCCGGGGTGGTTAGCAACAACGAGCTCAGCTCGCAGTACTCCGTACGGGGTGGGAGTTTTGATGAGAACTTGGTATACATCAATGAGGTGGAAGTGTATCGTCCATTCCTAATGCGTAGTGGTCAGCAAGAGGGACTTAGCGCCATAAATCCGGATATGGTAGCCTCCGTAGAGTTTTCTACGGGCGGATTTGATGCCGATATGGGCGATAAAATGTCATCAGCACTGAGTATTCGCTATCGAAAGCCAACTGAATTTCGGTCGGTAACCTCCATTAGCCTTCTAGGAGGTACGGCATCGTTGGAAGGTGCTTTGGCAAAGGGTCGCTTAACCTATATTGCAGGGTATCGCTATAAAACATCCAAGTATCTATTGGGAAGTTTGGATACTAAGGGAGAGTACTCCCCATCGTTCTCCGATTTTCAAACCTATTTAAATTGGGATGTTACCTCCAAAACTTCACTTTCGGTATTGGGCTGCTATGCCTCCAACAGATATGAATTTTTACCCGAAAACAGAGAGACTTCCTTTGGGTTGCTCAATAATCCTTTGGGGTTTAAGGTTTACTATGAAGGACAAGAGTCGAATACATACCAAAATAGCTTAACTGCCGCCACCATAACGATTCGGCCTAACGCGAATTTAGTTTTAAAGACCATCGGATCGTCTTACCTTACCAACGAGCGTGAGGCATACGACATTCTAGGTGAGTATTGGATAAATGAGTTGGATAACTCCATTGGTTCCGATACCTATTCCGATAGCACCGTGAACGTGGGTGTTGGTGCTTTTTTAAACCATGCCAGGAATAGTCTCGATGCTTACGTGTTTTCATTGGAGCAAAAGGGAACATTGGCTTTAGGTGCCGGCACTACTCAATGGGGTATACGTGCTCAACGCGAAAGGGTATTCGATAATGTTAAGGAGTGGCAGATGATAGACTCATCGGGCTATAGCCTTCCATATACCGGCGATAATCTGGAACTCAACTCATTTTCGCGGGCTAAAAATCGTTTTGATAGCAATCGTTACTCCGGCTATCTGCTCCAAAAGTATCGTTATAGAAGCGATGTTGGTGAATTTGGCTTTACGGCAGGAGTGCGTGCTACCTATTCCGAACTCAATGGCGAGTTAAACATTAGCCCTCGTTTTTCCATTGCATATTCTCCCTTCGAAGGAAGTCCATTTTCTATGCACTTCTCGGGTGGAGTATACTATCAGCCACCTTTTGTAAAGGAGCTTAAGGATGCCTCAGGCCAAATGAACTATGACCTTAAATCCCAAAAATCTATCCATTGGGTAGTGGGGTCACGCTACGATTTTACTGCATACGATAAGCCTTTCCGTTTCACATCCGAGCTCTACTACAAGCAGCTGAGCAGCATTGTGCCCTACAAGATGGACAATATTAAGATTACCTATGCAGGATTGAACTTGGCTTCGGGCTATACCTATGGGATCGATTTAAAAATTAATGGGGAATTGCTGCCGGGAGCAGAGAGTTGGTTAAGCCTTTCGCTCTTAAAGAGCGAAGAGAATACAGCAGACGATAGCTATATCAATGCTGAAGGCAAAACACAATCGATAGGAGCATATCCTCGTCCAACCGATCAGCGCATCAATCTTTCCATGTTTTTCCAGGATTATCTGGCGAATAACCCCACTAATCGAGTACACCTTACCTTATATTATGGTTCGGGCCTTCCATTTTTCTCGGACGAGAAAGATAGATACGATAACTACTTCCGGATGCCCGCCTACCGAAGAGTGGATATTGGTTTCACAAAAGTGTTTATTGATAGGCCGAGCCGTGAATTAACAAAAGGGGCGATGGGTTACGTTAAATCCTTAATGGTTACGGCAGAGGTGTTTAACCTGTTGGATATTAACAATACAGTTTCCTACCTTTGGGTGAAAACGGTGGGGAATCAGGATGGCCTCCCCAACATGCTGGCAATTCCAAATTACCTGACTAGTCGACGGTTCAATTTGAGGTTAATTGCGAAGTTTTAG
- a CDS encoding arsenate reductase/protein-tyrosine-phosphatase family protein: MDEKELKRVLVVSTDNACRSQMAEGWLNYYGKNAIVVKSAGITKSKLDLEAAHAMMEAVIDISAYTSKSIEEVKDFVPDYVFILSEEAEQLKDSFTNTPIFFTNHLPTPPEQTELRTVFYQSLCNEMDNYCFDMVHKHFKELM, from the coding sequence ATGGACGAAAAAGAACTTAAGCGCGTACTGGTGGTGAGCACCGACAACGCATGCAGAAGCCAAATGGCCGAGGGATGGCTAAACTACTACGGAAAAAATGCAATAGTGGTAAAGAGTGCAGGGATTACAAAAAGCAAGCTCGACCTAGAGGCAGCGCATGCCATGATGGAAGCAGTGATCGATATTTCGGCCTATACCTCAAAGTCGATAGAAGAGGTGAAAGATTTTGTGCCGGATTATGTCTTCATTCTCTCGGAAGAAGCCGAACAGCTGAAGGATAGTTTTACGAATACTCCCATTTTCTTTACGAACCACCTTCCAACACCACCCGAGCAGACGGAGTTAAGAACCGTTTTCTACCAATCGCTCTGCAACGAAATGGATAACTATTGTTTCGATATGGTGCACAAACACTTTAAAGAGTTGATGTAA
- a CDS encoding peptidoglycan DD-metalloendopeptidase family protein — protein MTFPKAIVFLFLIALQSESLLFAQEDFPNTKKIQSDKVALTEIKSKDSSATLFQEYLSRCNSRYGIRCPRQTLTIPSITTINFSDKAMGEFYFPFRGKLLSPYGPRHRRMHAGLDIKLQKGDTVRSAFNGVVRLSQTFHGYGLMVVVSHPNGLETLYAHLSKILVEDGQPVSSGEPIGLGGRTGRATTTHLHFETRVLGEHFNPLKFIDFDTYSLKAEKLIVYNRDGSIQVLAEGQPLEEPLLAEEETSTIDTSVVGDTTLQQVVAQTKDQPSKKVKKSKYHKVKRGDTLYSIARKNNIPLDDLYKKNHLKPGSVLSIGKRLKL, from the coding sequence ATGACTTTCCCTAAAGCAATTGTTTTCTTATTTCTGATAGCATTACAATCGGAGTCTTTACTCTTTGCCCAAGAAGATTTCCCTAACACCAAAAAGATCCAATCGGATAAGGTTGCGCTAACCGAAATTAAATCGAAGGATTCATCTGCTACCCTTTTTCAGGAGTATTTGAGCCGGTGCAATAGCCGATACGGTATTCGCTGTCCCCGTCAAACACTAACCATTCCATCGATAACTACAATTAATTTCTCGGACAAAGCGATGGGTGAGTTTTACTTCCCTTTCCGAGGCAAGTTGCTTTCGCCCTATGGTCCCCGACATAGACGTATGCATGCAGGCCTTGACATTAAGCTGCAAAAAGGCGATACTGTTCGCAGCGCCTTTAATGGAGTAGTTCGATTATCTCAAACGTTTCATGGTTATGGATTAATGGTGGTAGTGAGCCACCCCAACGGACTGGAAACTCTCTATGCTCACTTATCCAAAATTCTCGTGGAGGATGGACAACCTGTTTCCTCTGGAGAGCCGATTGGCTTGGGCGGTAGAACGGGTAGAGCTACTACCACCCACCTGCATTTCGAAACTCGCGTTCTGGGAGAACACTTTAATCCGCTAAAGTTTATCGATTTTGATACCTATTCGCTCAAGGCGGAAAAGTTAATTGTGTATAATCGCGATGGAAGTATTCAGGTGCTGGCTGAGGGACAACCCTTAGAGGAGCCATTGTTGGCCGAAGAGGAAACCTCGACGATTGACACTTCCGTTGTTGGCGACACTACCTTGCAGCAGGTGGTAGCGCAAACGAAAGATCAACCGTCGAAAAAAGTAAAGAAGTCGAAATACCATAAGGTTAAGCGAGGAGATACGCTATATTCTATTGCGCGAAAGAATAATATTCCGTTGGACGACCTTTACAAGAAAAACCATTTGAAGCCAGGAAGTGTGCTTTCCATTGGCAAGCGGCTGAAACTTTAA
- a CDS encoding thiamine pyrophosphate-dependent enzyme yields MKKQLLLGDEAIAQGAIDGGLSGIYAYPGTPSTEIMEFIQGSKLAEDKKIHRQWSTNEKTAMESALGMSYTGKRAMVCFKHVGLNVAADPFMNASITGVNGGLIVVSADDPSMHSSQNEQDSRFYAKFAMIPVLEPSNQQEAYEMAFSGFELSERFNVPVMLRITTRMAHSRAGVATKTANNQNELHLPTNPRQFVLLPAIARKNYKLLLGTQAHMEAASEVSPFNKYFEAPNKKLGIIATGISYNYLMECFPEFNCPYPVLKVCQYPLPRKMVEKIYNECDSLLILEDGYPLVEEMLKGFINTTKPIHGRLDGFLPRDGELNPNLVAKALGVEMIEGQPVPELVKQRPPSLCVGCGHRDVYEDLNEAMLEYGAGRVFADIGCYTLGALAPFNAINTTVDMGASITMAKGAADAGLVPSIAIIGDSTFTHSGMTGLLDAVLENSPITVIISDNSTTGMTGGQRSAALGRIEQICTGLGVDPKHIRVMDPLKKNHEENVRIMKEEFAYNGVSVLIPRRECIQTFARRKREEKKEN; encoded by the coding sequence ATGAAAAAGCAGCTTCTACTGGGTGACGAAGCAATAGCCCAAGGTGCTATTGACGGGGGTCTTTCAGGCATATATGCCTATCCGGGAACTCCTTCCACCGAAATAATGGAGTTTATCCAAGGTTCGAAACTCGCCGAGGATAAAAAGATTCACCGCCAATGGTCAACCAATGAAAAAACGGCCATGGAATCGGCTTTGGGCATGTCATACACCGGTAAGCGTGCCATGGTTTGCTTTAAGCATGTTGGATTAAATGTGGCAGCCGACCCATTTATGAACGCCTCCATTACGGGCGTAAATGGAGGATTAATTGTTGTCTCGGCCGATGATCCATCGATGCACTCGTCGCAAAACGAACAGGATTCCCGTTTCTATGCAAAGTTTGCTATGATTCCGGTGCTTGAACCCTCAAACCAACAGGAGGCTTACGAAATGGCCTTTTCCGGTTTTGAACTCTCCGAGCGGTTTAACGTTCCGGTGATGCTTCGCATTACGACCCGTATGGCACACTCCCGTGCCGGCGTTGCCACAAAAACGGCGAACAACCAAAACGAACTGCACCTACCTACCAACCCACGTCAGTTTGTTCTACTTCCTGCTATTGCACGCAAGAACTATAAGCTGCTTCTCGGCACACAGGCCCACATGGAGGCAGCCTCTGAAGTATCGCCTTTTAATAAATACTTTGAGGCCCCCAACAAGAAACTTGGCATCATCGCAACAGGTATTTCCTATAACTACCTCATGGAGTGCTTTCCTGAGTTCAACTGCCCATATCCAGTTCTTAAGGTTTGCCAATACCCGTTGCCGCGTAAAATGGTTGAAAAAATCTACAACGAGTGTGATTCCTTACTCATCCTTGAAGATGGCTACCCATTGGTAGAAGAGATGCTCAAAGGCTTTATCAATACCACAAAGCCAATCCACGGACGCCTCGATGGATTCCTTCCACGCGATGGGGAGTTAAATCCAAACCTTGTGGCCAAGGCCCTTGGAGTAGAAATGATCGAAGGCCAGCCAGTTCCAGAATTAGTAAAGCAACGCCCTCCATCGCTCTGCGTAGGTTGTGGACACCGCGATGTGTATGAAGACCTCAATGAGGCCATGCTCGAATATGGTGCAGGAAGAGTATTTGCCGATATAGGCTGCTACACCCTTGGCGCCCTTGCCCCTTTCAATGCCATTAACACAACCGTTGACATGGGTGCTTCCATTACGATGGCAAAGGGAGCAGCCGATGCTGGTCTTGTTCCTTCAATTGCAATAATTGGAGATTCCACCTTTACCCACTCTGGAATGACCGGGCTACTGGATGCCGTTCTCGAGAACTCCCCCATCACCGTAATTATTTCGGACAACTCCACCACCGGAATGACCGGAGGTCAGCGTTCGGCAGCATTAGGGCGTATTGAGCAAATATGCACTGGTTTAGGGGTTGATCCTAAACACATTCGCGTGATGGATCCGCTTAAGAAAAATCACGAAGAGAATGTCAGAATTATGAAGGAGGAGTTTGCCTACAACGGCGTATCGGTACTTATTCCCCGTAGAGAGTGCATTCAAACCTTTGCACGCCGCAAACGAGAGGAAAAAAAGGAAAACTAA
- a CDS encoding response regulator: MELNKEFVFEGSCLGKGILIAEDEEINYLFLNELLNASKAKVYWAQNGQEAVDIMLQHPEIVLILMDIKMPKLSGYEATRIIKESNTTVKIIATTAYAFIEDKEKALSVGCDSYVSKPINVRVLVNEIKKVLF; encoded by the coding sequence ATGGAATTGAACAAAGAATTTGTATTTGAGGGCAGTTGTCTGGGTAAGGGAATCCTTATTGCCGAGGATGAGGAGATAAACTATCTGTTTTTGAATGAACTATTAAATGCATCGAAGGCTAAGGTTTATTGGGCACAAAATGGGCAGGAGGCTGTCGATATTATGCTTCAGCACCCCGAAATAGTTCTAATTCTGATGGATATTAAGATGCCGAAATTGAGCGGCTATGAAGCTACTCGTATTATTAAAGAGAGTAATACTACGGTGAAAATTATTGCTACCACAGCCTACGCCTTTATCGAAGATAAAGAAAAAGCCCTCAGTGTGGGATGCGATTCCTATGTGTCTAAACCAATAAATGTTAGAGTTCTAGTTAATGAAATTAAGAAAGTTCTGTTCTAG
- a CDS encoding indolepyruvate oxidoreductase subunit beta gives MKTDIVLAGVGGQGILSIAAVIGLAAVSQNLFLKQSETHGMSQRGGDVSSHLRISKGEVASDLIPLGAADLILSVEPMEALRYLPYLSPKGYVVTNLTPFNNIPDYPSVEELHASVKALPRVIAVDADAIAKEAGSARASNIVMLGAASPYINISFESLEDGIRELFGRKGTAIVESNLKALRAGRAFAEAYK, from the coding sequence ATGAAGACAGACATAGTACTTGCCGGAGTTGGTGGACAAGGAATCTTATCCATTGCCGCTGTAATTGGACTTGCAGCCGTATCCCAAAATCTATTCCTAAAGCAATCGGAAACACATGGCATGAGCCAGCGTGGTGGGGATGTATCGAGCCATCTGCGAATCTCGAAGGGAGAAGTTGCATCGGATCTTATCCCATTGGGAGCCGCAGACCTCATCCTTTCGGTAGAGCCCATGGAGGCACTTCGCTACCTCCCTTACCTCTCTCCAAAGGGATACGTGGTTACCAATTTAACACCCTTCAATAATATTCCTGATTACCCATCCGTAGAGGAACTCCACGCCAGCGTAAAGGCACTGCCGCGCGTTATTGCCGTTGATGCCGATGCAATTGCGAAAGAGGCGGGAAGTGCTCGCGCTTCGAATATTGTAATGCTCGGTGCAGCATCGCCTTACATCAATATTTCCTTCGAAAGTCTCGAGGATGGAATACGCGAACTCTTCGGACGGAAAGGAACAGCTATTGTTGAGTCAAACCTTAAAGCACTAAGAGCCGGCCGAGCATTTGCGGAAGCCTACAAATAA